Within the Oncorhynchus masou masou isolate Uvic2021 chromosome 1, UVic_Omas_1.1, whole genome shotgun sequence genome, the region CTGAtgcagaggaggagcaggagaagacgGTCTGTCCCACACCATACTGCCACTAGAGGCCCTTCTAATACCAttctgtacacacacagacacgcgcacacccacacacacacacacgcacacctcagTGTCAATGAGTTCACCTATTCTCTACACACATTGTTCAAACAACATCTGCTGACACACACAATGTTATAGCAGACAGTGAAAGGAGGTCTATTGAGCGCTCCCTGATAGGTGCCATGTGGTGGGTTCTTGGAAGCATGGATAAGATGGGTCACTGTAACCCAAGCCCACCCACAGTTGGCAGTCatactcctcacacacacactccttcacacacaccttacacactcCGACACATACAGCCAAGCTCTTTTTATAATTTATTTATTCATCTTTTTGCTGAAGACAACTGTCTGCCTGTGATTTGCTTGGTCACATTACTGCTGCTCTGTCACTACACCTCagctgaccctccctcccttcatctagTCTTTCTCTGTGAAATTATTCTGAGGTGAAGGGCAAGCCCAGGTTAACTCTGTCCTCCTTTAGCCGGCTGCAATGATCAGTTAGGATTATAGATTGTGTCCCAAagagcaccctactccctatatagtgcactgctttagaccagggccagatATCCGTACATCTgattaattaagcaataaggcacgaggggttgtggtatatggccaatataccacggctaagggctgttcttatattggccatatacagtgccttgcgaaagtattcggcccccttgaactttgcgaccttttgccacatttcaggcttcaaacataaagatataaaactgtatttttttgtgaagaatcaacaacaagtgggacacaatcatgaagtggaacgacatttattggatatttcaaactttttgaacaaatcaaaaactgaaaaattgggcgtgcaaaattattcagcccccttaagttaatactttgtagcgccaccttttgctgcgattacagctgtaagtcgcttggggtatgtctctagcagttttgcacatcgagagactgaaattttttcccattgctccttgcaaaacagctcgagctcagtgaggttggatggagagcatttgtgaacagcagttttcagttctttccacagattctcgattggattcaggtctggactttgacttggccattctaacacctggatatgtttatttttgaaccattccattctacattttgctttatgttttggatcattgtcttgttggaagacaaatctccgtcccagtctcaggtcttttgcagactccatcaggttcttccagaatggtcctgtatttggctccatccatcttcccatcaattttaaccatcttccctgtccctgctgaagaaaagcaggcccaaaccatgatgctgccaccaccatgtttgacagtgggtatggtgtgttcagggtgatgagctgtgttgcttttaagccaaacataccgttttgcattgttgccaaaaagttcaattctttaaacaacactttttatggatatctttaagaaatggctttcttcttgccactcttccataaaggccagatttgtgcaatatacgactgattgttgtcctatggacagagtctcccacctcagctgtagatctctgcagttcatccagagtgatcatgggcctcttggctgcatctctgatcagtcttctccttgtatgagctgaaagtttagagggacggccaggtcttggtagatttgcagtggtctgatactccttccatttcaatattatcgcttgcacagtgctccttgggacgtttaaagcttgggaaatctttttgtatccaaatccggctttaaacttcttcacaacagtatctcggacctgcctggtgtgttccttgttcttcatgatgctctctgcgcttttaacggacctctgagactatcacagtgcaggtgcatttgtacggagacttgattacacacaggtggattgtatttatcatcattagtcatttaggtcaacattggatcattcagagatcctcactgaacttctggagagagtttgctgcacagaaagtaaaggggctgaataattttgcacgcccatttttttcagtttttgatttgttaaaaaagtttgaaatatccaataaatgtcgttccacttcatgattgtgtcccacttgttgttgattcttcacaaaaaaatacagttttatatctttgtttgaagcctgaaatgtggcaaaaggtcgcaaagttcaagggggccgaatactttcgcaaggcactgtaccacaAACCCCttaggtgccttattgctattataaactggttgccagcataattagagcagtaaaaaaaagATCTGGGGTCATTCCTGTCAtgtacggtctgatataccacagctgccaaccaatcagcattcagggctcgaaccacccagctTAAAATGAGCAGTAGAACGTGATGGCCTGATAAAATACTAATGGTAATACTCCCCCCTTTGTCTGTCTGTAGAAGAGGAGGCGACCTACTACAGGTGGTCAGCTGGATGATAAGAGACGTGAGATGCTGAAgagacaccctctctctctttgcctggaCCTCAAATGCAAAGGTACACACTCACTGTTCCTGTGTGACAGGCAGCAGGACCCTGTCGCTGCTTCTCAGTCTCcctgggacagtagaggagagaggatcactCAGCGACATATGATAGGACTGTTAGGAACTGATATTAATTGTGCTGATGAGGATTCTGTGGACAGTGTATATGATGATAAATAGGTGGGTTCTTGTATTTGTCCTATTTCGATGATGGTTCGGTGCATAGATGACAGTGAATAAACTGTTCTTGTCCAATGGGCAATGACATCACTACAGAGGTTACACAAggtcacctctcctctcctgcctctgcAGTCAAGACAGAACCCAATGACACCCTgagagactgacacacacacacacacacgcatacactgcTTTTAATGCAGCAAACAGCCAAAAACTGCCCGTGGTTTAGAGGACAACAGACAGAGCAAGAGGCTGATGAAAATATATCTAGAATAAGGTGTGACTGCTGCAGCCCTACACTGCTGCCAGCTCCACCTACACGCACTGTCCGCACCCGCTTGCCTATCAGTGGATGGATGAAGTTACGCCTGCAATGCTGaacctccttctccatctccccctccctcttctcatcCCCATTTCCTTTCTTCTGCCCCTGGTCTTCTCCCCCTGTCAGCAGGGTATAAACAGTCCCTCTTCTCCTTGGCTCAACCTGTCCTATACAGCTACCTACACAGTAGCACTACATGGCAGAGTGGGGCAGTGACCCCATGACATCATACTATACATTGTACTATATAATTAAGTGGCAATTCACACTGAGATGACTGTTGCAGTTGGAAACTTTTGGCAGAGAGGCAATTTACCGTCCACAGTACATAGATAGCATCCCGCTCACATAGATACGCGTCCCAACTCCCTGTTTGCCAAATagaatatacatatatacagtggggcaaaagggtatttagtcagccaccaattgtgcaagttctcccacttaaaaagatgagagaggcctgtaattgtcatcataggtacacttcaactatgacagacaaaatgagaagaaaaaaaatccagaaaatcacaatgtaggatttttaatgaatttatttgccaattatggtggaaaataagtatttgatcaataacaaaagtttatctcaatactttgttatataccctttgttggcaatgacagaggtcaaacgttttctgtaagtcttcacaaggttttcacacacggttgccggtattttggcccattcctccatgcagatctcctctagagcagtgatgtttttgggGATGTTGCTGgacaacatggactttcaactccctccaaagaaataaatacttttttgccccactgtatatttaagTAGATGGCATCATGCTCACCGACACACCCAGTGaacctactctttctctctctgtctctctctttctctgtctctctgtgtgtctctgtttccaGACGGCAGTGTGCTGCATCTGTTCAACTACTACCTGATGAACCTGAACATCATGACTGTCAAAGCCAAAGTCTCCACCGCCACAGACCTCACTGGAGCCATCAGCGCAGGGTACGTCTCAGTGACCCGTGTTTGTTGGAGCTTGGAGTGTGTGTGACCTGTGCTGTAACaattgtgttctctctctctcagggagctGTTAAATTCTGACACGCTGCTCAACTGCCTGTATGCCAATGACCAGGGCCGCGAGACACCCAACCCCGCTAACCGTTACCAGTTTGATAAAGTGGGGTATGGATGCCTCCCTAATGCCAGACCCCTGTATACACACCTTGTACAATTGCTTCAGTATCAATACACATATTGTAGGATCAGTATGGCTGATTATGTTGTTTTCTTGCAGGATTAGTTCGTTTGGAGACTACGTGGCAGAGTTGGGTCATCCCTACCTGTGGGTGCAGAGTCTAGGAGGACTGCAGTTCCCAAGTGATGCCccagaggtgtgtgtgggtggccCTGCCATTGTGTATAGTAAAAtggctttctgtgtgtgtgtctaaccctgctatatgtgtgtgtgtttttcagggTTTGCGTGCAGGCAGTTCTCTTAGTGCCAGTCACATGGAGAGCACCATGAAGCTGCTGAGAGGACGAGTCCAGTCACGCCTGGCCCTGCACAAACAGTTCTCCTCACTAGGTATACAAACGCCTGGCCTGACCATAAACAGTTCTCCTCACTAGGAACACACACGCCTGGCCTGACCATAAACAGTTCTCCTCACTAGGAACACACACGCCTGGCCTGACCATAAACAGTTCTCCTCACTAGGAACACACACGCCTGGCCTGACCATAAACAGTTCTCCTCACTAGGTATACACACGCCTGGCCCTGCACAAACAGTTCTCCTCACTAGGTATACACACGCCTGGCCTGACCATAAACAGTTCTCCTCACTAGGAACACACACGCCTGGCCTGACCATAAACAGTTCTCCTCACTAGGTATACACACGCCTGGCCTGACCATAAACAGTTCTCCTCACTAGGAACACACACACGTCTGGCCTGACCATAAACAGTTCTCCTCACTAGGAACACACACGTCTGGCCTGACCATAAACAGTTCTCCTCACTAGGTATACACACGCCTGGCCTGACCATAAACAGTTCTCCTCACTAGGTATACACACGCCTGGCCTGACCATAAACAGTTCTCCTCACTAGGTATACACACGCCTGGCCTGACCATAAACAGTTCTCCTCACTAGGTATACACACGCCTGGCCTGACCATAAACAGTTCTCCTCACTAGGAACACACACGCCTGGCCTGACCATAAACAGTTCTCCTCACTAGGAACACACACGCCTGGCCTGACCATAAACAGTTCTCCTCACTAGGAACACACACGCCTGGCCTGACCATAAACAGTTCTCCTCACTAGGTATACACACGCCTGGCCCTGCACAAACAGTTCTCCTCACTAGGTATACACACGCCTGGCCTGACCATAAACAGTTCTCCTCACTAGGTATACACACGCCTGGCCTGACCATAAACAGTTCTTCTCACTAGGAACACACACGCCTGGCCCTGCATAAACAGTTCTCCTCACTAGGTATACACACGTCTGGCCTGACCATAAACAGTTCTCCTCACTAGGTATACACACGCCTGGCCTGACCATAAACAGTTCTCCTCACTAGGTATACACACGCCTGGCCTGACCATAAACAGTTCTCCTCACTAGGTATACACACGCCTGGCCTGACCATAAACAGTTCTCCTCACTAGGTATACACACGCCTGGCCTGAGCACAAACAGTTCTCCTCACTAGGAACACACACGCCTGGCCCTGCATAAACGGTTCTCCTCACTAGTTATACACACGCCTGGCCTGACCATAAACAGTTCTCCTCACTAGGAACACACACGCCTGGCCTGACCATAAACAGTTCTCCTCACTAGGAACACACACGCCTGGCCCTGCATAAACAGTTCTCCTCACTTGGTATACACACGCCTGGCCTGACCATAAACAGTTCTCCTCACTAGGAACACACATGCCTGGCCCTGCATAAACAGTTCTCCTCACTAGGAACACACACGCCTGGCCCTGTATAAACAGTTCTCCTCACTAGGAACACACACGTCTGGCCTGACCATAAACAGTTCTCCTCACTAGGTATACACACGCCTGGCCTGACCATAAACAGTTTTCCTCACTAGGTATACACACGCCTGGCCCTGCACAAACAGTTCTCCTCACTAGGTATACACACGCCTGGCCTGACCATAAACAGTTCTCCTCACTAGGTATACACACGCCTGGCCTGACCATAAACAGTTCTCCTCACTAGGTATACACACGCCTGGCCCTGCACAAACAGTTCTCCTCACTAGGTATACACACGCCTGGCCTGACCATAAACAGTTCTCCTCACTAGGTATACACACGCCTGGCCTGACCATAAACAGTTCTCCTCACTAGGTATACACACGCCTGGCCCTGCACAAACAGTTCTCCTCACTAGGTATACACACGCCTGGCCCTGCACAAACAGTTCTCCTCACTAGATATACACACGCCTGGCCCTGCACAAACAGTTCTCCTCACTAGGTATACACACGCCTGGCCTGACCATAAACAGTTCTCCTCACTAAGTATACACACGCCTGGCCTAAACAGTTCTCCTCACTAGGTATACACACGCCTGGCATGACCATAAACAGTTCTCCTCACTAGGTATACACACGCCTGGCATGACCATAAACAGTTCTCCTCACTAGGTATACACACGCCTGGCCTGACCATAAACAGTTCTCCTCACTAGGTATACACACGCCTGGCCTGACCATAAACAGTTCTCCTCACTAGGTATACACACGCCTGGCCTGACCATAAACAGTTCTCCTCACTAGGTATACACACGCCTGGCCCTGCACAAACAGTTCTCCTCACTAGGTATACACACGCCTGGCCCTGCACAAACAGTTCTCCTCACTAGGTATACACACGCCTGGCCCTGCACAAACAGTTCTCCTCACTAGATATACACACGCCTGGCCCTGCACAAACAGTTCTCCTCACTAGGTATACACACGCCTGGCCCTGCACAAACAGTTCTCCTCACTAGGAACACACACGCCTGGCCTGACCATAAAGTTCTCCTCACTAGGAACACACACGCCTGGCCCTTCACAAACAGTTCTCCTCACTAGGTATACACACGCCTGGCCTGACCATAAACAGTTCTCCTCACTAGGTATACACACGCCTGGCCTGACCATAAACAGTTCTACTCACTAGGTATACACACGCCTGGCCCTGCACAAACAGTTCTCACTAGGAACACACACGTCTGGCCTGACCATAAACAGTTCTCCTCACTAGGAACACACACGCCTGGCCTGACCATAAAGTTCTCCTCACTAGGAACACACACGCCTGGCCTGACCATAAACAGTTCTCCTCACTAGGAACACACACGCCTGGCCTGACCATAAAGTTCTCCTCACTAGGAACACACACGCCTGGCCCTTCACAAACAGTTCTCCTCACTAGGTATACACATGCCTGGCCTGACCATAAACAGTTCTCCTCACTAGGTATACACACGCCTGGCCTGACCATAAACAGTTCTACTTACTAGGTATACACACGCCTGGCCTGACCATAAACAGTTCTACTCACTAGGTATTCACACGCCTGGCCCTGCACAAACAGTTCTCACTAGGTATACACACGTCTGGCCTGACCATAAACAGTTCTACTCACATTTCTCATctccagctacacacacaaacctgtCTCCTGCAGGCTGTTGGTATTGTTTGTCTGTTTTCAGAGCACAGTATAGTTCCAGTGTCCACAGAGTGCCAGCACCTGTTCCCTGCTAAGGTTCTCTCCCGCCTGGCTCGCTGGACAACCATGTCACATCAGGAGTACACAGTAAGACACGCACAACCTCCCGTTTTGTTTCATCTCGCTACGCAATCGAGGAGTACACAGGAAGCGCACAATCTTGACTACAACTCAACCTCGCACTCACTATAACTTCTGACTCTCATTGGCGCTGCGGTGTAGATGGTGTCGCTATAAAAAGCATTGTGTAAATCAAGGCGGTTTAATTAAGTAAAACGTATACTGGTAGCTTACTTTTCTTCGtgtgttctatctctctctagaATCTGCCGTTCACGCAGCATGTGTCAGATGCAGGTCTGGCTCGGGAAACGGACCTGTTCTTCATGGCTGTGGTGGAGAGAGGAACAGGTAAAGATCAGGACCCAAAGAGATGATTCACTTCTTAAAATATGAAGACATTCCTGACGAAATGGAGGCCTCTCTGTTTTCTTTGTTTGGACCATAAGATAAGAAAAGACCATAAGAAAAGTCTGGAACCATAAACTATTTATCTCCCCCCCTCAGCTCGTCTTCAGGCTGCAGTGGTGTTGAACCCCCGTTATCCAGAAGTCTCTCCTCTGTTTGCTCTTTCACTCAGCTGGAAGGGCGACTGCAGCGGACGTACAGATGACAACCTTAGAGtgagtgtatatacacacacacacacactcatcacacactgAATATgagaccctaacccaggggagGATCTCTATATTCTGTTATGTCCTTTGATGTCACTGGTTAGTCATGCACACCGGCTGTGACTGACATGTGTATCCCCTCCCCCAGGCCATGGAGAGTGAGGTGAATGTGTTTAagtcagagctccaggggcccCGCCCAGGGCACCAGCTGCTGACCAATCAGGTGGctcgtctctgtgtctgtctggacgTATACCTGGAGACCGACGGACAGGATGACAGCGTGGAGGGACCACGGGAGTTTCTCAGAGAGAAGATGTGTCTACGCACCGTAAGgtacgtacatacacacacacacacgcgcgtacACACTCCTACACTTTTTTCGCAGCAATTCTGACAGCGTGTTTCTCTCTGGTTGTGTTTCAGGGGTCCGAACCGTCTGAAGCCGTTCAAGTACAACCACCCCCAGGGCTTCTTCAGTCACCGCTGACCTCCCCCTTAACCCCTATCTCTTCACCTCTTATATCTTACAGCTGATTTCATAGCCCACCTAGGGCTTCTTCAGTCACCCCTGAACTTGACCTTCTGCCTCGTCCCTGCCTTCATATCCCCCTGTTTTTTAATACACCGTAGTTTTGTCTGTTTTAGTTTCACACATTCTGTGTGTTGGTTGGACAATAAAAAGATAGTGATTTTGTTTGAATCAGCAAGTTCTTGGTGTTTTTGTGTTATTCTTCGCTGCTATGATTTATGTTCAGCTGTATTCTATCATGAATTACCTCTCCTTTCTTCTTTTAGCTATTGCATATTTCATAATCTCTCCctgccttccctctctcctctctctctctccctgccttccctctctctctctccctgccttccctctctctctctctctctctctctgccttccctctctctctctctctctccctgccttccctctctctctctctctctctctccctgccttccctctctctctctctccctgccttccctctctctctctccctgccttccctctctctctctctctctccctgccttccctctctctctctccctgccttccctctctccccctccttttttTCTTTTCTCTGCCTCGGATCACATTATTTTATGGCTTTTATTATTTTGGCTCAGCACTTCTCTAAGCTgactcatgaccactggttctgGAAATACAGAGAATACATTATCACACACACCTAAAAATGCATTCCCTGTCCTGTAGTTAGTGTAGTAAGAGCTGATAACAGGACTACTGGTGGActgcatcactgctctggatttAAACAGACATTGGTGCAGCATCACAGAACCCCAGTAGCCCTATCCCCTGCAGGACATGCATTCCATTGTTAGGATGCAGCCACTGTTTTTTGGGGCGCTCCTCCTTATGCCATGGTGAACATTCTGAGGATGTTTTTGGGGGGGCTCCTTTTGCCATGGTGATCATTCTGAGGATGTTTTTGGGGGGGCTCCTTATGCCATGGTGAACATTCTGAGGATGTTTTTGGGGGGGCTCCT harbors:
- the LOC135542521 gene encoding THO complex subunit 5 homolog, with the protein product MSDALKKRKSKVLRSETGTPEGKCGRGEGDQDIRVYSEEVELDGRDPEEDYQQYKLTCEALAKLMNDIQELKANGAKDGCVEVEEKRMQSCIHFMSLKKLNRLAHMRLKRGRDQTHEGKQRVDVLHLQLQNLLYEVMHLQKEISKCLEFKSKHEEIDLVSVDEFYQEAPPEISRTPLTKDDPHQLTLARLDWELEQRKRLAEQYKESLSSKEKIQKGIEVKKEHLSSLQPGLNAIMQASLPVQEYLSMPFEQTQRQTEIARHLPPSLYVLLVQASAYGQACDKSLSVSISGDVDEAKALSKPPEDSQDDDSGDSDAEEEQEKTKRRRPTTGGQLDDKRREMLKRHPLSLCLDLKCKDGSVLHLFNYYLMNLNIMTVKAKVSTATDLTGAISAGELLNSDTLLNCLYANDQGRETPNPANRYQFDKVGISSFGDYVAELGHPYLWVQSLGGLQFPSDAPEGLRAGSSLSASHMESTMKLLRGRVQSRLALHKQFSSLEHSIVPVSTECQHLFPAKVLSRLARWTTMSHQEYTNLPFTQHVSDAGLARETDLFFMAVVERGTARLQAAVVLNPRYPEVSPLFALSLSWKGDCSGRTDDNLRAMESEVNVFKSELQGPRPGHQLLTNQVARLCVCLDVYLETDGQDDSVEGPREFLREKMCLRTVRGPNRLKPFKYNHPQGFFSHR